A stretch of the Candidatus Wallbacteria bacterium genome encodes the following:
- a CDS encoding DUF1697 domain-containing protein → KIAGAIPADWRNDSVQKTDVAYLFPEIDSGEILSELPVNMDFIDMRYVKGALFWNVRRENYNKSRLNRMIGHKSYQLMTVRNVNTARFLAGSE, encoded by the coding sequence AAGATAGCTGGCGCCATTCCGGCTGACTGGCGGAACGATTCCGTTCAGAAGACTGATGTTGCCTATCTGTTCCCGGAAATCGACTCAGGGGAAATCCTCTCCGAACTACCGGTGAACATGGATTTCATCGACATGCGCTACGTGAAGGGCGCGCTGTTCTGGAACGTCAGGCGGGAGAATTACAACAAAAGCCGGCTGAACAGGATGATCGGCCACAAATCGTATCAGTTGATGACAGTGCGTAACGTGAATACCGCGCGGTTTCTGGCAGGATCAGAATGA